The sequence CGTCGGCCGACAGCTTCTCCGATGCCCAGCGCACCGACATCGAGGCGATCGTCAGGAACTACCTCGTCACCCACCCGGAGGTGCTCGAGGAGGCCATGACCGAGCTCAGCAAGCGCCAGGCCGACGCCGAAACCAAGAAGCACGAGGCCAGCATCGCGCAGAATTCGGATGCGATCTTCAACTCGCCGCGCCAGGTCGTGCTCGGCAACAAGGACGGCGACGTCACCTTCGTCGAGTTCTTCGATTACAATTGCGGCTACTGCAAGCGCGCCATGGGCGACATGCTCGACCTCATGAAGAGCGATCCGAAGCTGAAGGTCGTGCTGAAGGAATTTCCGGTGCTGAGCCAGGGTTCAGTCGAGGCGGCGCAGGTCGCGGTCGCCGTGCGCATGCAGGACCCCACCGGCAAGAAGTATCTCGACTTCCACCAGAGGCTGCTCGGCGGCCGCGGCGCCGCGGACAAGGCGCGCGCCATGCAGGCGGCCAAGGAGGCCGGCCTCGACACCGCCAGGATCGAGAAGGACATCCAAAACCCTGAGGTGC comes from Bradyrhizobium diazoefficiens and encodes:
- a CDS encoding DsbA family protein gives rise to the protein MPSLRLLAPALFALAMFGAAVPASADSFSDAQRTDIEAIVRNYLVTHPEVLEEAMTELSKRQADAETKKHEASIAQNSDAIFNSPRQVVLGNKDGDVTFVEFFDYNCGYCKRAMGDMLDLMKSDPKLKVVLKEFPVLSQGSVEAAQVAVAVRMQDPTGKKYLDFHQRLLGGRGAADKARAMQAAKEAGLDTARIEKDIQNPEVRATIEENFKLAEAMGMNGTPSYVIGKQIVIGAVGLEGLKEKIGVARCGKATC